A segment of the Vibrio sp. 16 genome:
CGATTACCTGCGTTTAACCAAAGCCTACCATCTGCAGTAAAGCCAGCGTCACTGATAAAGCCCCAATAAACTCGACTTAGCCCGTTGTACCCTTCGTGGACATCTTTAAAGTTTACAAATAACTCGTTCGCTTTTTCTGGTAAACCCTGAATGGGAGCATTAGGTATTGTTACTTTAGAATCAGATGTATAGAGCTTGTCGGAACGAACTAGCTTATATAATGTGTTTTTAAGCGTTAGATGTGCAGGGTAATCTTTACCACCACCATTTTTAACCTCTTTTCCTGATCTTCGCTCTCCCACAGGAGTGTCCGGTTTCGGTGCTGGGGTTTGAACATCCACTTCATAGTTTTTATCTAAGCCAAGATCCAAAACTATGCCTGAGTCTGGATTAGCCGCAGGCTGTCCATCGCCTCCATCGCCATCATCAACGACTTCATAATTTGTCGCATATGTGCAATCTTCAGAATGATGGGCACAGAAATGGGGAACTTTGTTCCCATAACTAGATTTTCTAAACCAAGCATCGCCTTTACAAGAAGTACATTGCAGATTTCGGCGCATAGTTACTATAGCTTTTTCACCTAACGCCCAAAATTCATCTGCGTACCATTCTTTTCCATCAATAGTACAAAAAGCAATATCCATTGTTATTACCTCTTAATTATTTTCGACCTAGCCAAATTGGAAGTTTCATAACGCCCTGTTAAGGTGTGAGCAACGCAATACCGAAGCTCCCGCATACCACCTTAAGCACAAAAACCAACGCATAGTAAAAATGCCACGTGTTGCGAATCACTCTTAAACAGATTGTTAGGCAGTTTCCCCAAGTACTACTTTACTGACAAAACCGTCGGTACTCAGAATCTCTGTTTGAATCCCCCAATATTCATAGACAGCCTGAAATTTCTTTGAAACCTGTCATCATCAGTAACTAAGATGTCAGCGATAGAGCCATAAATCGCATGACTAACATCATGCATTCTTGAACGGCTTTTTTTGACAGCTTCAGGTCTATAGCGAATGCTTTCTAAATAACAAAATGTGATTTCAATGCAACGCTCAAATGCGGTGTGTGACTTTAATATTTCAGGGTAGTTGAAATCTCTCAAGCCAACTCGCCTTGCAGACATAGCCGCTAAAAAATCTAGATGAAACCTGCCATTTAAAGCTAGAGAGTGCTCCTCCTGCAATAAAATAGAAGAACTTTCATTAGACATTTTTTGTGCCGTTTTACCTGTAGGGTCTGCACTCTTATACCATTCCAACTGCTCACTTTCTTGCTGCTCAAGATGAGAGTTTAAATGATAGAAATCAATAACTCTTTTGAAGCACAAAGACGGGTGTTCAATAGTGATATGCATTGGTATATCCGATCCCGGAAACACCTCTCTATTTCCTGTTAACTCAGATATGCTATCTATTTCTTCGAGTACTCTCTGCTTGACCTCTCGGTTACTTGCCGCCATAAAAGGAACTGCAAGTTCTTCCATATGAGCAGGACTATATAGAAAACTATTCTTCTTTTTTAACTCTAATATCGCATTGACAAGATCAGAACTTTTTCCTGCTAAATACTCAGACAACACGTTCTGATCCAAATATATTTTTTATTTTCCATACTTACTCTTTAACTTTCGTCACAGCTACTGCCTAACGCCGCGTTAAGTGGTGAACAACGCCAACCACCAAACTTAACCCATTGTACCTTATACACTTAAGCTGACATGAACCAAAATCGCCAAGCGTTGTGAATCCGCCTTAAACGCCTTGTTATGTTCACATTACTCAAATAGTATGCCCACATTTTTGGCATTCGATTTTTCTATCTTTTAATGATTGCCCAAAGTTTGATTTCCCACAGTTGTCGCAAAACTTAGCGCCACGTATATTCATAAAAGTTATTAGAGATACAATGGGAACAATTACAATCCAGAATTGATGATTAACAAAGCCCTGCAAGTGTACAATGAACAAAAATAAAGCCCCTGTCACGACAGAGAATAATGGATAGTATTTCCTCTTAAACTGTGCATTTTTATTTATATAGAACAACACAAAACCGAGGAGTGAAACACCTCCCCAAACACCAAAAGCTATTAGTACTTTCTCATCCATTTTCACTATCCATATTGTGTACATAACGCCCAATTAAGGGGTGAGCCACGCGACCACGACACTCAATTTGGACACCGTAAACACTGTACTAAACCCAAACTAAAAATGCCAAGCGTGGGGAATCCCTCTTAAATTGTTTGTTATAAGGCGGACTTTTAGTCAAGCGCCTTTTCTAACCAAACAGAGCTAATGTACTTGCCATTTTTCTTTGCATACTCATTAAATACGCCAACTTCTCGAAAACCAAAACGCTTATGCAAGGCAACCGAAGCGTCATTTGGTAATGCAATACCTGATAGAACCCTGTGGACTCCGTAATCGGAAATTGAGGAGAACAGCTTTGAGTATAATTTTGAACCAACTCCTTTACCCCTTGCTGTTTCTGCAAGGTATACGGTAACTTCCGCTGTATCCTCGAATGCTGAAATGTCCCTGTATGGCTGAGAACATGCAAAACCTAACAACTTGCCATTTTCTATAGCGACGAACAGTTGATGCTTACTATTGTATGAGAACTGAGAAAACCAGTTTAGACGATTTTCCTGCGTAAGTGCGCGATCTTCAAAACGCGCGTTAGTGTGCTCAATATAAAAATTGAAGATGTCTGTGATAGCTGCAATATCACCTAATTTCCCAACTCTAATTTCCACCAAAGTTCCTTTTATTTTCGAGCCTTATAACGCCCTGTTAAGGTGTGAGCAACGCTATACCGAAGCTCCTGCATACCACCTTAAACACTAAACGCAACGGATAGCAAAAATGCCACGCGTTGCGAATCACTCTTAAACAGTTTGTTAGGCGCTCATTTATTAAGCTATACCTAAGTGAATTTGTACGCGAATGCTCTTAAGTTACCAACCATACAGAACACTGAAACTGTAGAACCACCTAAACCATAATCACCAACAAAAATTTCACGCATTTTCTCGCGAACTTTAATTTCTGCTTGCTGCTCAAGCGACTCATCTTCGTCTGCCCGAATTTTCATTTGTATATAGAGAGTTGTGTTAACATAATCTACTTTCACAAGATCATCATCATTTTCCATAGCGGCATCGATGTTTTGATCGACTCTTGAACGGTCACCTGACACATTGTAAGTAATGGTGATATGAGTCCATTCATTACGCTTATGGTTTAATACTTCACCTGGTCTAAAGTTTGAATTCTCGAGTTGTAACTTGGTTATCGTCATAACAGCTCCTTATTAATTTTCGGCATATGGCAGATTAGAAATAAGGGCAAAAATACTGAATTCAAGAACTATGTTATTGATTTATATAAAAGTGTGAGCTATGACGCCTAACGCCGCATTAAGGTGTGAGCGACGCTTGGCTATACTTGAGCGAAGCGAAACTGCCAAGCGTTGCGAATCACTCTTAAATGCTTTGTTATGCAGACTTATTTTTTGACGCCAAAGTCACAAAACTTACCTATGACATTTTTGTCAAAATCACCGAGACGGACAGAATTACAAGCACGTGTTAAGTATTGAATAACAGATTCATTCGTTTCCTCTACGCTATAGTTAATGCTTGTTCCGTCATTTGTATTTACTCTAGCATAACCAACATACCGCCTACCTTCGACATTAGCATCAATCGCCAAAACCACTGATCTATTCGAAAATTCTTCGCCACTACTGCTTCCAGGATCATCGAACGGGACACCATAAAACTCCGCTGCTACCGGATTTATGGAAGTAAGAACAACCGTAGAAATCCCTTCAAGTGCAGCTATTGTATTGCTACCCAACTCTTGCTGAGTGAGGTTCATACTCAAAGTTGCCAAGTAAAGCCCATAATTTGTATAGTAGGCTAGTTCACTAAAACAGTATTTGTCTCCTACATTACACTCCACAACATCAAGAAACTCCACAGGATTTAATACACGTTTGTTCGGTGTATCATGGGGTAGCAACTCTGTTCCTAGAAACACTTCATAATTCGAACCCAACAGAACTACGGTTTTATTTTTCTCAATGATTAATCGTTCGTCTTCTGATACTAGGGTAATAGAGTAAGTGAACTTAAGTGTTTTCCCTTCGGGGTTATGTGAGGATAAACGCGCAGAGAACAAGCTACTACTTTTTTCAGAGATAAAATAGTTAACACCTTTCCTTATTGCTTTTGCAGAAATATTACGATTTTCTCCCATAGAATTTTCGATGAGACGACCAGTTAGTAAGTTTGCAATAGCATGAGAATTCAGCGACAAGTATGTACACTCGTTGTTCTCTGTACATGAAGCTATTGTGGTCGCTGGATAGTAATTCATTACGGATACTTCTCCTGAATTTACTACCTTATACTCTGTTGCGTTTACTTTAAGCGCAACTAATCCAAGTAAAATTAACCTTATTACATTGTTTTTTGTCAAAGTTTTCTCCACACATTAGCTGC
Coding sequences within it:
- a CDS encoding GNAT family N-acetyltransferase, coding for MEIRVGKLGDIAAITDIFNFYIEHTNARFEDRALTQENRLNWFSQFSYNSKHQLFVAIENGKLLGFACSQPYRDISAFEDTAEVTVYLAETARGKGVGSKLYSKLFSSISDYGVHRVLSGIALPNDASVALHKRFGFREVGVFNEYAKKNGKYISSVWLEKALD